In Drosophila busckii strain San Diego stock center, stock number 13000-0081.31 chromosome 3R, ASM1175060v1, whole genome shotgun sequence, the sequence TGAGAAGCAGCAAGTGCAAGAGAGTCCGCGTTGTTGGCAATGCAAAgagcaaaatgctaaaattggTTTCACTTGGCAAAGCATGCGTGAAAATAATTCACTTTTGCAAAAGTTTCCGCTGcctggctggttggttggctaGAAACTAGCAAAgcacacattgcgtatgcttaataatgttgttaacatgaatttaattttaataccaGAGAATGACTTACGCACTAAGCTCGTAATTACGCtagtaatttattgtttatttcttgTGTTTTTCAGCTACAAAGTTAGGAATTTTACTAAGCCCCTTGGCTTACTTCACATACATTTGAAGTCCCCAACAAGTTTGGGCAATAAGCCACGCAAAGCAGCCGCAACTTCTGCCCTCTTAAGTCTTTCGCCTGCTCATTTATCGCAGTGACCTTGAACCTGTGCATACAGTGGACGCTTGCTTATTGGAATTGTAAGTATACGAGTCCGTTGACTCACATGTGAAGCTGAAAACTTTGAAAGGCTTTGCAAGttggttttaaattaaaactttgtgttacttaaaattgttgtgcaagttaaataaagttgcaaaGTTCTTTGCtgtatttctttatttaaataacagtgttttttttctattaacaAATAGCAATGGTTTTTAATGAAGACTGTTAGTTAAATGAATTGCTGAATATTCAAGCTACTTTGCatcttttataatataaaattacactCTAGCTTATTGTCACTTTGACAAttcttataataattatttaatttaactaactcTTTAGCACAATCAGTTATAATTTGTGCTgacagaatttatttttgtttccaCTGTGCCTCAAAAATTTCTCATTATAGGCAaggctgccacacacaatttCGACAAGTACCTGCCAAGCCGTTGGCACGAGTATGTTTGtgtatctgtatgtgtgtgtgtgtgcattataTGTTGCACAAGTTGAGCTACTTATATGcatcaataaacaaacatcaaatatttatctCTGTATATTGCACGAATATTCTGTAAGCCCTTTAaccttttgctgcttgctgcttccCATTGTCAATTGCTGAGTATGAATTTCGATTTTTGCAGCTCTGCGCAGCAAGCTAAGAGCTGGCTAATGGCCTGGCTAAAgacaactttaaataatacaGTCTGtgcttatattatttacagGCTGTAGTAGTTGCAGCACTCTGTACGGCTTGGCTAGCACATTGATTTCGATTTATCAACTTAGTGCAGAGAGCCTTCCAATCGTTTGGACCAACATGATTGATGTGTAGGCGCCAAGCACATCAATCACTTGCCAAGCGCTTCAATgataatttgattgattttctACAGCTCaggctgtagctgtagctaaaGCTTAAGCGTAGTAGCATTGACTTTAGACATACAGCTTACACTATATGCACTGGCAAtagaatttcatttatatatttatttttgagcagcaatgcagctgcaaagtTGCCCAAAGCCCAAGAGCGAACTACATCAGGCATGCGTCCACGAGTAGTTCGTGGCTTTGTAGCACTGCCATGCATAACGAAATAAGCTCAACCACtcggccacacacacactcgcaccaCCACTCGCCACTTGAGCTCAAGTAGTGGCTCTCTTTAATGTGGCctctttttgcatattttgtgtgCATAGCGACTTTGGCTTAAAGCTATTTTAGAATGATTGGCTTTTATGTCAATATGGAGAGTTTACTTGTctatgctttttgtttgcttgcttgtttcggcatcagcttttattttcgtttttcatttttatttttgccttggcatttcattttatcTGCCATCCAACGTTTGTTGCTTGAGTGCCAGCGCTCCACAGCAATAAAgcgctataaatatatacatgaaattttttatatatctatattttttgtgttgtttgtttttgtgctacCATTTTTGGCCTGCAGGCGTTGTCGCGAACATCGCACTAAGATGTCCTGTTTTTTGAAGAAATTTAATAGCCAGCTGGCAAATTAAATGGAAGCATTTAAAGCGCATGGACAGCTAAttcgagtgtgtgtgagtgtagcTGAAagagatttaaaaataaacttttgcttgcgctttgAATTTGTGTAAAAAGCAAATCATTTCGATTTATGgcttttacatttatttctgCCTCTTTGTCTGCTGCCATAAATCTTGCTACTCacattttcacacacacacaaatacgaatgtgtgtgtgtgtggtgtgtggcaAACGCTTGCGTATTGAATTAAAACGGCAGCTTTTACTTTAGGgcacaaatcaaattttcaCACCgtacaacaacattttgtacaACGAAAATCACATTTGCCATAAGTTATGCAAAAAGTGAAGcgtaaaatacacacacacacatctcttaaaataattgtgcGCACATAAATTGTGCGTCGCACCCGAAAGGCCGCAGCATAACTGATGAGCGGGCATTGTGGTGGGCAAGCGTTTTTGAATTGGAATTGTGTGGCCGGCAAGCAGTtgggcagcaactgttgcattaAAGCTATCCACGCGCCATTGACTAAcgaaaatttatgtgcgcacatgtaacgtatacgcaatattcaGCGCACAGATTTATGCAATACAAAGTGTAATTGAAGCCAAAATGTGGCTATTGCTTGAACagctaacaattttaataattaattgcaattcaattgaactGTCATAtgtgcgcagcagctgctgtttccAAATATTTCGCTGCTGTTTTTAGAAATTCATGTATTCACAGCCGGCGCTGCAGACACTGGGGCAATAAAAGGCGAGCCATAAAACCTAATGAgacagaaaaagaaaaagtcgTCACTTTTGTCAGctcatgccacgcccacgcccagcCAAGGTTTCAGCTTAATAAAATACGTGTGCATATGTTGTCGAAAATCTGCGCAAGAAATCGGGCAAGGCTATAAAATGCCGGCGATCGTCGACTACCTATAATACAAATGGCAtaaaatttacacaaattgttgttcttgttgtcgTTATAGCCAGCAGACTgattgttattgattttgttgttgctgtgcataGCTAAACAAATGCGCAAGGAATGCGATACAGGCAGCTGATTTATGCGTTGATAATAAAACGAAattgttgcgcatacgccgcgtgcgATGCAAAGAAAACTTTTATACACACAAGTGTACATATGAATTCATTGTCAGTCAGACAATACTACAATACATGTCACTGGGCATTAAATTACTAACAAACATTGAAATTCCAAGTACACTTAACATGGAGACGGACACCAATAGCAGCCAAAAGGAAATGGAAACGCTGGACAGCTCGTTCTTCGATACGCTCTGGCCGCTGATACTGAACGAGAACAAGTGTTATCTGGAGAGCGAGTCAACAGACTACTTCAGGCCACGCCAGCAGTTCAAGCAGCTCTATTGGCACACGCTGCTGTCCAAGGTGGGCTACATGGGCTATGAGCAGCCGCATGATCTGCGCTGCTGTGGCGCCGCCAGGCTTGAGGCTGCTGCAGAGCTGCAGGCCGAAAAGGATGCCAAtgagctggcgctgcagcagaCACTCGGCACTGCCATGCTGGCTGACTATAACAAGTGCGGCTCGCAGGGCATACGCCGTGTGGACCAGGAGGTGGAGCTGCTTaccatgcagcagcagcagcgtcaaaaGCTCGCCTATGACTTTGCCAATCGCAAGTTTCCTTGGACCATGCAGACGCCCAGCCATGAGCTGGGCTTCCAGCTGACGCCAGAGCTCACGCGCTGCCTGTCGCCAGAGGAACGCGAATTGCTGGAGAGCATACACGCCTACGAATGCAAGCTCATGCTCATCGATGCCAGCAACGATGTTTGCGTGGACGACTTCAAGCGCTGGATCAAATTTCGACCTTATGTGCAGATTCTGGTTACGGTGCGCTGTCCACGTGTGCAGCgccacttgcagctgctgggcgTGTTTCATACGCTGCTGGTGGAGGAGAACATAGAGCACACTTGGCACGAGGAGTTGCATTACCAGCTGCGCAGCGGCTTGAGGGAGGCCCAGCGGCTGGGACTCTTGGAGAACTGCGCTCAAGCTTTTGTCTTTGTATTTTCGCGCTATCGCAACACTTGTACTTGCGATACGTATAAAATATTGCGGCGCACATAAAGTATGTTAATTACATATTGTTAACATTCGTTGACTTccattaaattcaaaagcaggcacatttttgttttcgctttcgTTCAGAAACTCATCATGGCCCATTGATGTTTGTGCCAATTAGCGTCGAGCTTCAAGttcaacatgcaacatgcactTCCTGCTGCCACACGGCATGGATATTGAATGTCTCAATAGGCATTGCTGGCAGCAATCTTTAGCTTTCATGGCTGCCAGCAACATTGACGACCATTAGCCCTAAAAAGTTGCTCATAAGTTGGCGcatatttcattcatttatttatttgaccAAAAGCGAAATGAAATTTACGCCAAATCCCAACAAATTACCACAAAAGCTTTGCAAACTTGAACTGATTATAAAAGTTGTTGTGCACAGCTCAAGCAATGAGAGAAAACAAGTATGCAGTCGATTTTTCGATACACTTGGCATATTGGAACTTAAATATATTCGAAGCTGTTTGATAAGACTTAAATGATTTAAGGCTTGTCAACTAATGTGTTAACTAAAtaactattatatatatagtagtagcagtagcaactaactttagcttttatagccgctgagctgttgctgcagacCCACAGATTGACAAGACTCAATCCGACTCAGTTTGGTTTGGTTTACTATGAATATAGCCATAATGCTGATTCATGATACCCTCTTgcaattttgataaaaatataaaaagtgtataaaaatgcgagagagagagctaagAAGTCCTGCAAGCCATAACAACAATGGTAGcgcgaacagcagcagcagcagcaacaacagccagtCGAAAGTTGAGTTTAGGTTTAGGTGCGTTGTtgttaaaagtttttgcagACGCGTTTGCTACTTAAACAAGCTCAAACACcgtaattttcaatatatttgcatacaaatttgtgCATACGTATATAAGTACGCcgttattatattaaaagttgCCCTTGTTGTGTGATAAGATCTTTAACTTTTTCAAGCAATGTACACACAAACGGGAGGGCAGAAGCTGTGTGGGCTCTCAGTATCTttttgcaaatgccaaaaactgtGCTCAGCGATAAGAATGAGAATGAGATTGAGTTCGAGAATGTGAGAAGATGCAAGTGGCGGCGAGGCAGCTTAACTCGTTGGACGTGCGAGAGTAAACCAGTTTGAGAAGCAGagaaacattttcatttatgaaTCGCAAACTCaatcaaaacataaacaaagcgATGCCGTCAGCTAATTGTAGCTCAAGTGTGTACAAAGCACGTTTTATGTCCGCAAGaatttacaatatattaaattaatatacacaGCAATTGCTAAAATAATGCTAGCCCGACTAGCTCGTTGGGCAAAGCCCGCTCCAGAGCGGGAGCGGGTGCGGGAGCGCTGAAAGAGCAAGAATTGCGCTCTTAAACGCGGGGATTctccagccagccagcgtcAGAAATATTTGCGTTGACTATAGCAATTGATTAGCTATCGGTTCGATCAGTACGCGCTGAGACTTGCAATCAACAGCAGTTCGCATGGCGCGTTCAATACTCGAGTTAGCTCTAACGCTGCTAGGCCTTTGTTTAAGCGTAGCTTCGGCACAGCGCTTGCCGTTCAATGGCTGTGATTCAGTCTTTCACTACCAGCGCTGGAATGAGCAGTGGA encodes:
- the LOC108602445 gene encoding uncharacterized protein LOC108602445, producing the protein MSLGIKLLTNIEIPSTLNMETDTNSSQKEMETLDSSFFDTLWPLILNENKCYLESESTDYFRPRQQFKQLYWHTLLSKVGYMGYEQPHDLRCCGAARLEAAAELQAEKDANELALQQTLGTAMLADYNKCGSQGIRRVDQEVELLTMQQQQRQKLAYDFANRKFPWTMQTPSHELGFQLTPELTRCLSPEERELLESIHAYECKLMLIDASNDVCVDDFKRWIKFRPYVQILVTVRCPRVQRHLQLLGVFHTLLVEENIEHTWHEELHYQLRSGLREAQRLGLLENCAQAFVFVFSRYRNTCTCDTYKILRRT